A window of the Carassius gibelio isolate Cgi1373 ecotype wild population from Czech Republic chromosome B16, carGib1.2-hapl.c, whole genome shotgun sequence genome harbors these coding sequences:
- the tpbgb gene encoding trophoblast glycoprotein b, protein MSDFGLLHLLQLQSKQRGMCNLTLCVLLFLTCPCSSLSSCPAQCLCEATVVNCVSKNLSSVPQPLPENTTVLNISGNDIRNLNKESFPRPLEHLTHLYVSGSQVEELDSMVFKNLPSLRLLDLSNNRISQFSVEALPQDNKIEVLNLSKSLSNHSYIGVFADLFNHSLPKVSHLDLSSNDLVLFPEGIFTGLLDLTVLDLRNNSLVIIRNDTLCSRGLKELDLRDNALKVLPNVTLEKLSSFPDLRVRLAGNPWRCDCNIEEMLIWLAKHELVVDILNLTCSDPAELKNVPLSHLEQSQLSCWSNAGDAMNRALEPSYVFLGMVLALIGVIFLLVLYLNRKGIKRWMYNIRDACRDHMEGYHYRYEINSDPRLANLSLNSDV, encoded by the coding sequence ATGTCAGATTTTGGATTACTGCATTTGCTTCAACTTCAGAGTAAACAAAGGGGCATGTGTAACCTGACTCTCTGTGTTTTACTCTTCCTGACGTGTCCCTGCTCGTCCTTATCTTCATGTCCTGCCCAGTGTTTGTGCGAAGCCACGGTGGTGAACTGTGTTAGCAAAAACTTGAGCTCAGTCCCACAGCCCCTTCCAGAAAACACCACCGTGCTTAACATCAGTGGGAACGATATAAGGAACCTGAACAAAGAATCTTTCCCCAGGCCGCTGGAACATTTAACACACCTTTATGTGTCTGGAAGCCAAGTGGAGGAATTAGACTCCATGGTGTTTAAAAACTTGCCAAGTCTGCGTTTACTTGACCTCAGCAACAACAGGATTTCACAGTTCAGCGTTGAGGCTTTACCTCAAGACAACAAGATTGAGGTTCTAAACCTCAGCAAATCCTTAAGCAATCACTCCTACATCGGTGTGTTTGCAGATCTTTTCAATCACAGCCTGCCCAAAGTTTCTCATCTCGATTTATCCAGTAATGACCTGGTGCTCTTTCCAGAAGGCATATTCACAGGTTTGTTGGACCTCACTGTTTTGGATTTGAGGAACAACTCCCTTGTTATAATCAGGAATGATACATTATGCAGTCGGGGACTTAAAGAGTTGGACTTACGAGACAATGCGTTGAAAGTCCTGCCCAACGTGACCCTAGAGAAGCTCAGTTCGTTCCCTGATTTGCGAGTCAGACTCGCAGGAAACCCCTGGCGCTGTGATTGCAATATTGAGGAAATGTTGATTTGGTTGGCCAAACATGAGTTAGTGGTAGACATATTAAACCTTACCTGTTCTGATCCGGCAGAACTAAAAAATGTCCCACTTTCACACCTGGAACAATCACAGCTCTCGTGCTGGAGTAACGCAGGAGATGCGATGAACCGTGCGCTGGAGCCCTCCTATGTGTTCTTGGGGATGGTTCTTGCCCTCATTGGGGTCATCTTCCTTCTGGTCCTTTACCTTAACAGGAAAGGGATCAAGAGGTGGATGTACAATATCCGTGACGCGTGCAGAGATCATATGGAGGGATACCATTACAGATACGAGATCAACTCAGACCCACGGCTAGCCAACCTCAGCCTCAACTCCGATGTGTGA